In Podospora pseudoanserina strain CBS 124.78 chromosome 5, whole genome shotgun sequence, a single window of DNA contains:
- a CDS encoding hypothetical protein (COG:G; EggNog:ENOG503NV3T), translating to MAPDHKACLIVIDGWGIPSEESPKNGDAIAAAETPVMDEFSRSATGFTELDASSLAVGLPEGLMGNSEVGHLNIGAGRVVWQDVVRIDQTIKQGKLAENDVIKKVMEAAKNSNGRLHLCGLVSHGGVHAKQTHLYALLEAAKQYGIPKVYIHFFGDGRDTDPKSGAGYLEELLAKIKELGIGEIATIVGRYYAMDRDKRWERVEIALKGLVLGEGEESTDPVKTIKERYDKGENDEFLKPIIVGGQESRIQDGDNVFFFNYRSDRVRQITQVLGDVDRSVLPDFPYPKINLVTMTQYKVDYPFEVAFKPQHMGNVLAEWLGKQGVKQVHVAETEKYAHVTFFFNGGVEKVFPLEVRDESQDLVPSNKSVATYDKAPEMSADGVAEQVVKRLGEGEFPFVMNNFAPPDMVGHTGVYEAAIVGCAATDKAIGKIYEGCKKNGYILFITSDHGNAEEMKFPDGKPKTSHTTNKVPFIMANAPEGWSLKKEEGVLGDVAPTVLAAMGLPIPEEMTGRSLLVRN from the exons ATGGCTCCCGATCACAAGGCTTGCCTGA TCGTGATTGACGGCTGGGGTATCCCCTCGGAGGAGTCTCCCAAGAATGGCGATGCTATTGCTGCCGCCGAAACCCCCGTCATGGACGAGTTCTCCAGGAGCGCCACCGGATTCACCGAGCTCGatgcctcctccctcgctgTCGGCCTCCCTGAGGGGCTGATGGGCAACTCCGAAGTTGGCCATCTCAACATTGGTGCCGGCCGTGTCGTCTGGCAGGATGTCGTCCGCATCGACCAAACGATCAAGCAGGGCAAGCTCGCCGAGAACGATGTGATCAAGAAGGTTAtggaggcggccaagaacaGCAATGGCCGTCTTCACTTGTGCGGTTTGGTCTCGCATGGTGGTGTG CACGCCAAGCAAACCCATCTTTATGCTCTCCTCGAGGCTGCCAAGCAGTATGGCATCCCCAAGGTCTACATCCACTTCTTTGGTGATGGCCGTGACACCGACCCCAAGTCCGGTGCCGGTTACCTGGAGGAACTGCtcgccaagatcaaggagcttGGTATTGGTGAGATTGCCACCATTGTCGGCAGATATTATGCCATGGACCGTGACAAGAGATGGGAACGTGTCGAGATCGCTCTCAAGGGCCTTGTCCTcggcgaaggcgaggagAGCACCGACCCGgtcaagaccatcaaggAGCGTTATGACAAGGGCGAGAACGACGAGTTTCTCAAACCCATCATTGTTGGTGGCCAGGAGTCTCGCATCCAGG ATGGTGATaacgtcttcttcttcaactaCCGTTCCGATCGTGTCCGCCAAATCACGCAGGTTTTGGGCGACGTCGACCGGTCAGTCCTCCCGGATTTCCCCTACCCCAAGATCAACTTGGTCACCATGACCCAGTACAAGGTCGACTACCCCTTCGAGGTTGCTTTCAAGCCCCAGCACATGGGCAATGTGCTTGCTGAGTGGTTGGGCAAGCAGGGCGTCAAGCAGGTTCACGTTGCCGAGACGGAGAAGTATGCCCACGTCACCTTCTTTTTcaacggtggtgttgagaaggTGTTCCCTCTCGAGGTCCGTGACGAGAGCCAGGATCTTGTGCCCTCCAACAAGAGCGTCGCCACTTACGACAAGGCTCCCGAGATGAGCGCCGACGGTGTCGCCGAGCAGGTTGTCAAGCGTCTTGGTGAGGGCGAGTTCCCCTTCGTCATGAACAACTTTGCTCCTCCCGACATGGTTGGTCACACTGGTGTGTACGAGGCTGCCATCGTTGGCTGCGCGGCCACGGACAAGGCCATTGGCAAGATCTATGAGGGATGCAAGAAGAACGGCTACATTCTCTTCATCACGTCCGACCACGGCAACGCCGAGGAGATGAAGTTCCCCGACGGCAAGCCCAAGACGtctcacaccaccaacaaggtGCCcttcatcatggccaacGCCCCCGAGGGCTGGAGtctgaagaaggaggagggtgtccTCGGCGATGTTGCCCCTACTGTGCTTGCCGCCATGGGCCTGCCAATTCCCGAGGAGATGACTGGCCGCAGCTTGTTGGTCAGGAATTGA
- a CDS encoding hypothetical protein (COG:O; EggNog:ENOG503NXR3) — protein MMMINMAHQEDAKERFYRNFRMQQANIQEQITHLPSIAPVAGERQDATEVILTNISRLTNDVRDATHFLPAYDHRVYTDAVNTLRKELDETTAKLAPKSRFQFRPRPPAAVDGDDAPKSDSRRLVNNRDGTKGEKTNGQPPISPPLSPGGGGSRGRSRSPRAIKVEGERDAVITLPADHSRTSSVGQLIDLSSCVVNLCSPTVEASRAAPFASLMLKGVEKSVVVAGHVDGPVHVTGLKRCVVVVTARQVRIHDCEEVDFYLWVRSEPIIEGCKGVRFAPLPEGMETGAEGENKWKEVKDFLWLKEGQSPNWGVLGEGERVKGEVWRGVMGDEGGDVKGVLGRFGIA, from the exons ATGAT GATGATCAACATGGCCCACCAAGAAGACGCCAAAGAGCGCTTCTACCGCAACTTTCGCATGCAGCAAGCCAACATCCAAGAACAAATCACTCACCTCCCTTCCATCGCCCCCGTCGCCGGCGAGCGCCAGGATGCCACAGAGGTGATCCTGACCAACATTTCCCGCCTGACCAACGACGTGAGGGACGCTACGCATTTTCTGCCGGCGTACGATCATAGGGTGTACACCGACGCGGTGAACACCCTCCGGAAAGAGCTGGATGAGACGACGGCGAAGCTCGCGCCCAAGAGTCGGTTTCAGTTCCGGCCAAGACCGCCGGCagcggttgatggtgatgatgcccCGAAGAGTGATTCCCGCCGGTTGGTGAACAACAGGGATGGGACcaagggggagaagacgaaTGGCCAGCCGCCGATCTCACCGCCTTTGTcgcccggtggtggtgggagcaggGGAAGGTCGAGGAGTCCGAGGGCGAtcaaggtggagggggagagggatgcTGTCATCACGCTGCCGGCAGATCACTCGCGGACTTCGTCGGTGGGGCAGCTTATTGATCTGTCTAGCTGTGTGGTCAACCTTTGCTCTCCTACTGTGGAAGCTAGTCGGGCGGCGCCGTTTGCGAGTTTGATGCTCAAGGGGGTTGAGAAGAGTGTTGTTGTGGCGGGGCATGTGGATGGCCCGGTTCATGTGACGGGGCTCAAGAggtgtgtggttgttgtgacGGCGAGGCAGGTGAGGATTCATGACtgtgaggaggtggacttTTATTTGTGGGTGAGGAGCGAGCCGATTATTGAGGGGTGCaagggggtgaggtttgCGCCGTTGCCGGAGGGGATGGAGAcaggggcagagggggagaacaagtggaaggaggtgaaggatTTCTTgtggttgaaggaggggcagaGTCCCAACTggggggtgctgggggagggggagagggtgaaaggggaggtttggaggggggtgatgggggatgagggaggggatgtgaagggggtgctggggaggtttgggattgCTTAG